From a single Mangifera indica cultivar Alphonso chromosome 19, CATAS_Mindica_2.1, whole genome shotgun sequence genomic region:
- the LOC123202611 gene encoding light-harvesting complex-like protein OHP2, chloroplastic isoform X1: MSVASSIPCFKIQTPSTCSSSFLSSSSSSSSLSLSSSSFYRFSRTKQQLGGVAYSVTCSQAEGPIRRPVAPPMREPSPPSTLKQPVPPTPPPPTPPPSSSSPVVQPTKQAAVAIGEDKTVITLEFQRQKAKELQEYFKQKKLEEANVGPFFGFLGKNEIANGRWAMFGFAVGMLTEYATGSDFVDQVKILLSNFGIVDLE; the protein is encoded by the exons atgtcagTAGCTTCTTCAATCCCATGTTTCAAAATCCAAACTCCATCAACTtgttcctcttcttttctttcttcttcatcttcaagcTCATCACTTTCACTATCAAGTTCCTCTTTTTATAGATTTTCAAGAACAAAACAGCAGCTTGGTGGTGTGGCATATTCTGTCACCTGTTCTCAGGCTGAAGGGCCAATAAGGAGACCTGTGGCGCCTCCTATGAGAGAGCCTTCACCGCCCTCTACACTCAAACAGCCTGTTCCTCCAACCCCGCCGCCGCCTACTCCACCTCCGTCGTCGTCTTCCCCGGTGGTTCAGCCGACAAAGCAGGCTGCGGTGGCAATTGGGGAGGATAAGACTGTGATTACCTTGGAGTTTCAGAGGCAGAAAGCTAAGGAGCTTCAGGAGTATTTTAAGCAGAAGAAGCTTGAGGAAGCTAATGTAGGACCATTCTTTGGGTTCTTGGGAAAGAATGAGATCGCCAATGGCag GTGGGCAATGTTTGGTTTTGCAGTTGGAATGCTAACGGAGTATGCAACAGGTTCGGACTTTGTTGATCAAGTGAAGATCCTTCTGTCGAATTTCGGGATAGTAGATCTGGAATGA
- the LOC123202611 gene encoding light-harvesting complex-like protein OHP2, chloroplastic isoform X2, with protein sequence MSVASSIPCFKIQTPSTCSSSFLSSSSSSSSLSLSSSSFYRFSRTKQQLGGVAYSVTCSQAEGPIRRPVAPPMREPSPPSTLKQPVPPTPPPPTPPPSSSSPVVQPTKQAAVAIGEDKTVITLEFQRQKAKELQEYFKQKKLEEANVGPFFGFLGKNEIANGRLLSI encoded by the exons atgtcagTAGCTTCTTCAATCCCATGTTTCAAAATCCAAACTCCATCAACTtgttcctcttcttttctttcttcttcatcttcaagcTCATCACTTTCACTATCAAGTTCCTCTTTTTATAGATTTTCAAGAACAAAACAGCAGCTTGGTGGTGTGGCATATTCTGTCACCTGTTCTCAGGCTGAAGGGCCAATAAGGAGACCTGTGGCGCCTCCTATGAGAGAGCCTTCACCGCCCTCTACACTCAAACAGCCTGTTCCTCCAACCCCGCCGCCGCCTACTCCACCTCCGTCGTCGTCTTCCCCGGTGGTTCAGCCGACAAAGCAGGCTGCGGTGGCAATTGGGGAGGATAAGACTGTGATTACCTTGGAGTTTCAGAGGCAGAAAGCTAAGGAGCTTCAGGAGTATTTTAAGCAGAAGAAGCTTGAGGAAGCTAATGTAGGACCATTCTTTGGGTTCTTGGGAAAGAATGAGATCGCCAATGGCag ATTGCTATCGATCTAA